The following proteins come from a genomic window of Mariniflexile sp. TRM1-10:
- the menA gene encoding 1,4-dihydroxy-2-naphthoate octaprenyltransferase, giving the protein MKNISIWISTIRLRTLPLSISGIILASCFAVYNGCFNWLIATLAILTTLSFQILSNLANDYGDGIKGTDNNDRIGPDRAIQTGKISPDEMFNAIKINVLISIALAFFLIFTAFGVKHFFLTVVFFLLAIASVAAAIRYTVGNNAYGYKGLGDIYVFVFFGLVSVIGCYILYAKTIDHVVFLPAITIGLLSAAVLNLNNMRDVESDKKSNKITLVVKMGIHNAKIYHTVIIGLAIVLSGLFGILYFTSFYDLMFVVAYIPLIIHIKKVLKNTDPKLLDPELKKVALTTVLLAVLMGIGHLL; this is encoded by the coding sequence ATGAAAAATATCTCTATTTGGATTTCAACCATACGTTTACGAACGCTACCCTTATCAATTTCTGGTATTATTTTAGCATCTTGTTTTGCTGTATATAATGGTTGCTTTAATTGGTTAATAGCTACTTTGGCTATTTTAACAACCCTAAGTTTTCAAATTCTTTCGAACCTAGCTAATGATTATGGCGATGGTATAAAAGGGACCGATAATAATGACCGTATTGGTCCAGATCGCGCTATTCAAACAGGTAAAATTTCTCCCGACGAAATGTTTAATGCCATAAAAATAAACGTGTTGATTTCTATTGCTTTAGCATTTTTTCTAATTTTTACCGCATTTGGTGTAAAGCATTTTTTCTTAACGGTTGTTTTCTTTTTACTTGCTATAGCCTCTGTTGCGGCAGCCATAAGATACACCGTTGGTAATAATGCCTATGGATATAAAGGGCTAGGAGATATTTATGTTTTTGTGTTTTTTGGTTTAGTAAGTGTTATAGGGTGTTACATATTATATGCAAAAACTATAGATCATGTGGTGTTTTTACCAGCAATTACTATTGGTTTATTAAGTGCAGCGGTTTTAAACCTTAATAATATGCGTGATGTTGAATCGGATAAAAAATCAAATAAAATAACGTTGGTTGTTAAAATGGGTATTCATAATGCTAAAATATACCATACAGTAATTATTGGTTTAGCGATTGTTCTATCGGGATTATTTGGTATATTATATTTCACTTCATTCTATGATTTAATGTTTGTGGTGGCGTACATTCCTTTAATTATCCACATTAAAAAAGTATTAAAAAATACAGATCCGAAATTGTTGGATCCCGAATTAAAAAAAGTGGCTTTAACAACGGTGCTTTTAGCCGTACTGATGGGAATAGGGCATTTGTTATAA
- a CDS encoding metal-dependent hydrolase, giving the protein MKITFYGHASLGIQVNDVNILVDPFISANPKASHINIDALKADYILLTHAHQDHIVDVEAIAKRTNAIIVSNFEIVSHFEALGLEGHPMNHGGSWDFEFGTVKYVNAIHTSSFPDGKYGGQPGGFVIEGEHKNIYIAGDTALTFDMKLIPMRTDLDLAIFPIGDNFTMGVDDAIIASDFVKCDKVLGYHFDTFGYIEIDHEEAKRKFFDKGKDLMLLEIGESIEL; this is encoded by the coding sequence ATGAAAATCACATTTTACGGTCACGCTAGTTTAGGCATACAAGTTAATGATGTAAATATTCTTGTAGACCCGTTTATTTCGGCAAACCCCAAAGCATCGCATATAAATATTGATGCACTTAAAGCAGATTATATTTTATTAACCCATGCGCACCAAGATCATATTGTAGATGTGGAAGCTATTGCAAAACGCACCAATGCCATAATTGTATCTAATTTTGAAATTGTTTCGCATTTTGAAGCTTTAGGTTTAGAAGGACATCCAATGAACCATGGAGGAAGTTGGGATTTTGAATTTGGAACCGTAAAATACGTCAATGCCATTCACACGTCATCGTTTCCTGATGGCAAATATGGCGGTCAACCCGGTGGTTTTGTAATTGAAGGTGAACATAAAAACATTTACATAGCAGGAGATACGGCTTTAACCTTCGATATGAAATTAATTCCCATGAGAACGGATCTAGATTTAGCCATTTTTCCTATTGGCGATAATTTTACCATGGGAGTTGATGATGCCATTATTGCAAGCGATTTTGTAAAATGTGATAAAGTTTTAGGTTATCATTTTGATACCTTTGGTTATATTGAAATAGACCACGAGGAAGCTAAACGTAAATTTTTTGATAAAGGCAAAGATTTGATGCTTTTGGAAATTGGAGAAAGCATAGAATTATAG
- a CDS encoding o-succinylbenzoate synthase: MILASYKKYILNFKQASGTSRGILKTKETWFILLNSGEKQGIGECGIFRGLSVDDRADYEEKLQWVCKNIHLGLETLLVELIEFPSIQFGLEMAFKSLEGKNIFELFPSKFTQSEDSIVINGLIWMGSETFMKQQIQDKIDGGFHCIKMKIGAIDFQTEINLLKSIRKEFTPKDMELRVDANGAFTPSEALEKLKRLSDLDIHSIEQPIKQGQVEAMAILCAQTPLPIALDEELIGVFTVTEKEKLLQTIKPQYIILKPSLVGGFKGCDAWIDIAEQNQIGWWITSALESNVGLNAIAQYTYTKQSKLPQGLGTGGLFTNNFDCPLQVKNGTLRYNNKTDWNFNL, from the coding sequence ATGATACTTGCATCATACAAAAAATACATTTTAAACTTTAAACAAGCCAGTGGCACTTCCCGAGGCATTCTAAAAACCAAGGAAACCTGGTTTATTCTTTTAAATTCAGGTGAAAAACAAGGCATAGGTGAATGTGGTATTTTTAGAGGCTTGTCGGTTGATGATAGAGCAGATTATGAAGAGAAACTACAATGGGTTTGTAAAAATATCCATTTAGGATTAGAAACTTTATTGGTTGAATTAATCGAGTTTCCAAGCATTCAATTTGGTCTGGAAATGGCTTTTAAATCTTTAGAAGGCAAAAATATATTTGAATTATTTCCTTCAAAATTCACACAAAGTGAAGATTCAATTGTTATAAATGGATTGATTTGGATGGGTTCTGAAACCTTTATGAAACAACAAATTCAAGATAAAATCGATGGTGGTTTCCATTGCATAAAAATGAAAATTGGCGCAATCGATTTTCAAACGGAAATCAATCTTTTAAAATCAATCAGAAAAGAATTCACTCCAAAAGACATGGAACTTCGTGTAGATGCCAATGGTGCTTTTACGCCTTCAGAAGCTTTAGAAAAACTAAAAAGACTATCAGATTTAGACATCCACTCCATAGAGCAGCCCATAAAACAAGGGCAAGTTGAAGCGATGGCAATACTTTGTGCACAAACACCGTTACCCATTGCTTTAGACGAAGAATTAATAGGCGTGTTTACTGTAACAGAAAAGGAAAAGTTGCTACAAACCATCAAACCGCAATACATTATTTTAAAGCCAAGTTTAGTTGGTGGTTTTAAAGGGTGTGATGCATGGATTGATATTGCAGAACAAAACCAAATAGGGTGGTGGATTACCAGTGCATTAGAAAGTAATGTGGGGTTGAATGCCATAGCGCAATACACCTATACAAAACAAAGTAAACTACCACAAGGTTTGGGTACGGGTGGTTTATTTACCAACAATTTTGATTGCCCATTACAAGTAAAAAACGGTACTTTGCGGTACAATAATAAAACAGATTGGAACTTTAATTTATAG
- a CDS encoding CPBP family intramembrane glutamic endopeptidase, producing MYIAQAFNVLHDWWRYLVGLVIIVIAVVIGQIPFTVAVMLKAVKNGDNLFGMDGTKMMTLLEPNLNLFLMLLSFAVGLLGLLLVVKYLHNQSFTSLTTSRKKIDWKRFWFIFFVWGIVSSGLVIADYFMSPGDYVINFKLIPFLILCVIAIVFVPLQTSFEEYLFRGYLMQGIGVIVKNKWMPLLITSLVFGLLHIANPEVDRLGSVIMVYYIGTGLFLGIMTLMDEGMELALGFHAANNLFTALLVTADWTAFQTHSVLKDMSDPTEMGFIEIFMPVFIVFPILLFILAKIYKWTHWKEKLFGKVIEPLKTETLVLEDGHSSDN from the coding sequence ATGTATATAGCTCAGGCATTTAATGTATTACACGATTGGTGGCGGTATTTAGTAGGACTTGTGATTATTGTTATTGCTGTAGTAATAGGTCAAATTCCTTTTACCGTAGCAGTCATGTTAAAAGCTGTTAAGAATGGGGATAATTTATTTGGAATGGATGGAACGAAAATGATGACGCTTTTGGAACCAAATCTAAATCTGTTTTTAATGTTATTGTCATTTGCCGTTGGTTTATTGGGATTATTATTAGTCGTTAAATACTTGCATAATCAATCGTTTACCAGTTTAACCACATCAAGAAAAAAGATAGATTGGAAACGTTTTTGGTTCATATTTTTTGTTTGGGGTATTGTTTCAAGTGGCTTAGTGATAGCCGATTATTTTATGTCTCCAGGGGATTATGTGATAAACTTTAAACTCATACCATTTTTAATACTATGTGTTATCGCCATTGTTTTTGTTCCACTCCAAACAAGTTTTGAAGAGTATTTATTTAGAGGGTATTTGATGCAGGGTATAGGAGTGATAGTAAAGAATAAATGGATGCCTTTACTTATTACTTCTTTGGTTTTCGGGTTATTACATATAGCCAACCCAGAAGTAGATAGATTAGGGTCTGTAATCATGGTTTATTATATAGGAACTGGTTTGTTTTTAGGAATTATGACTTTAATGGATGAAGGCATGGAATTAGCTTTAGGCTTTCATGCAGCCAATAATTTATTTACAGCTCTTTTAGTAACTGCCGATTGGACTGCTTTTCAAACGCATTCTGTTTTAAAAGATATGTCTGATCCAACAGAAATGGGTTTTATTGAAATTTTTATGCCCGTTTTTATAGTATTCCCCATATTACTTTTTATTTTGGCTAAAATATACAAATGGACCCATTGGAAAGAAAAACTCTTTGGAAAAGTAATTGAACCATTAAAAACAGAAACTTTAGTTTTAGAAGATGGCCATTCAAGTGATAACTAA